The Candidatus Sphingomonas colombiensis genome contains the following window.
GACGATAGCCGAAGCGAGATTTACCGCCACGAACAGCCGCACGGGAACATCGGTGGTGCCGATCGCGATCGGGCTCACGGTGCGAAAGCCGTAGATGAAGCGAAAGGCGAAAATGAAGCCGATCGGATGGCGTTGAAGGAACGCGATCGCCTTTGCAAAGGCGGGCTTTTCATGCGCCTTGCGCACGAAGCGGTGATCGTGAAAGCGCCGCCCCAGCAGGAACCACAATTGGTCGGCGACAAACGACCCCGCCGCTGCCGCGGCCATAGCGCCGACCAGCGAAAACATTCCCCGATGCGCGAGAATCCCGCCGGCGACCACCACCGTCTCGCCTTCCAGCCCCGCACCGAGAAACAGCGCCGCGAGCCCGTATTTCGCGACGATGGCCTCGATCGTCATTTTTCGACGCCCAATTGCCATAGCACGAAGGCATGTTCCTCCGCGCCTTCATACAGGCTGTCGAACCGCCCGGATTTCCCGCCGTGGCCGGCACCCATATTGGTCTTGAGCAACAGCACGTTATCGTCCGTCTTGGTCGCGCGCAGCTTGGCGCCCCATTTCGCGGGCTCCCAATAAGTCACACGCGGATCGTTGAGGCCGCCCGAAATGAACAGCGGCGGATAGGCCTGCGCCTTCACCTGATCATAAGGCGAATAGCTACGGATCAACTCGAATGCCGCTTTGTCGGTGATCGGATTGCCCCATTCGGGCCATTCGCCGGGAGTCAGTGGCAATGTCTCATCGAGCATCGTGTTGAGCACGTCGACGAACGGCACATCGGCGATCACCGCGCCCCACAGTTCCGGATCGGAATTGACCACCGCACCCATCAGTTCACCGCCTGCCGAACGCCCGGCGATCGCGATCTTGCCCGCGCTCGTCCAGTCCTGTGCGATCAGCCCCTTCGCCACGTCGACGAAATCATTGAACGTGTTGGTGCGCTTCTCCAGCTTCCCATCGCGATACCATTGCTGGCCAAGATCATCGCCACCACGGATATGCGCGATAGCGTAGGCAAAACCGCGATCGAGCAGCGATAGGCGCCCGGTCGAAAAGCCCGGCGGGATCGCATGGCCATAAGCGCCATAGGCATAGAGATAGAGGGGACGCGATCCGTCCTTCGGAAAATCGGCCGGATAGACGATCGACACCGGCACCAGCGTCCCATCACGTGCCGCAATCTTCAGCCGCTCGGTGCGATATTTGGTTCCGTCGTAGCCCGACGGAATTTCCTGCACCCTGAGCGTCGTCATCGTGCCCGTTGCGACATCATAGTCATAGACCGTCCCCGGCGTGACCATCGATTCATAGCCGAGCCGCAGCACCTGCTGGTCATATTCGGGATTGTCGCCGAGACCGGCGGTGTAGCTCGCCTCGGGGAACGCGATCCGTTTGCCCTCGGTCGGCGCGTC
Protein-coding sequences here:
- a CDS encoding DedA family protein — encoded protein: MTIEAIVAKYGLAALFLGAGLEGETVVVAGGILAHRGMFSLVGAMAAAAAGSFVADQLWFLLGRRFHDHRFVRKAHEKPAFAKAIAFLQRHPIGFIFAFRFIYGFRTVSPIAIGTTDVPVRLFVAVNLASAIVWGIIFSSLGFVFGRGFEQLVGRLQPDTHTLLVLLGAAIVASGAFLGFRYWRKV